AAAAACAAAGATGTCCGGATATTATTGCGCAAGAATCAAACTGATGCGGAAAAGAAAATCTGGTCACGACTAAGAAATAAGCAATTATTTGGATATAAATTTTACAGGCAATATGGAATCAGAAACTATATAGTAGATTTTTATTGTCCGAAATTTAAATTGGTTGTAGAAATAGACGGTGGCCAGCATTATGATGAAAAAGGCAGTTTAAGTGATAAGAAGAGAGATGAATATTTTGGGCTGATGAAAATTAAAGTATTAAGGTTTAATAACATGGATATTTTAAAAAACATAGATGAAGTAATGACGGAAATGAGTAATACAATAACTCCCCCAGTCCCTCTTTGAACAAAAGAGGGGAGCATGAAGCAGAATGGCAAAAGAAGTATCCCCTCTTAAGATTAAGAGGGGATTAAGGGGAGTTTGAAAAAGAAGAGTGAAAGAATAAAACCAACTCCCCC
This portion of the Elusimicrobiota bacterium genome encodes:
- a CDS encoding endonuclease domain-containing protein, with amino-acid sequence MKIFNSIKNKDVRILLRKNQTDAEKKIWSRLRNKQLFGYKFYRQYGIRNYIVDFYCPKFKLVVEIDGGQHYDEKGSLSDKKRDEYFGLMKIKVLRFNNMDILKNIDEVMTEMSNTITPPVPL